The Intestinibaculum porci DNA window TTATTACCCTTTATTTTATCATCAACCATCCCCTTTAAAAGGCGAGTATACTTTGGTGGAATTTTTGTATACGTTTTGCCATTCAAACTTCTACGCAAACATTATCATATACACCTGCTACTTTCAAGTAAAATATCAATTATTTCATGAAATAATTAGAATTCTTTAAAATACTGATTTTTCTCCATTTTATCATTATTTTTATTTACGGAAGATATTCCGTATTATGTTAAATCTTCCGTATTAGGAATCACTCCTATTATTTTGATTTGCAAATTATAGAAACATGATAATGCAAGCAAAAAAGAAGTACTTACATACTTCTTACATGATGAATGATATAAAATAAGATACCACCGATGAAACCGCCTAAGGTGTTATAAGTTAAATCAGAAAACTGAAAAGTTCCTAAGAAAAATAAAGCCTGCATCGATTCAATAAATAATGAGCTTAAGAAAGAAACCTTCAAACTCATCTTCATCACCTGTTTAAAAGTATGATTTTCACCAAAGAGTTCCTTTTCAAAGCAGTAAAACATCGTTAAGGTATAAGGAATAAAGAGAATGACATTCTCAACACATTCCGTAGAATATTGACCATTTTCATTAGTAAAGGTCCAGCCGCCAAATAAATAGCCTAAGGGATTGGGCCATATTGGTCTATTAAGTAAAGTTCTCAATAAGATTAAAGCTACCACAAAGAAGAACAAAAAAGCTTTTCTAAACTGACTTTCCCTTTTAAAGGCAGATCCCCAAGTACTTAACGTCTTCTTAATAACATTATTCTTATGCCAATGATGCTCTTTTCCATAAAGATAGACAAACATTGACAAAAAAGCAATAAGTACTGCATTAAAGAATGGTAAATATAAAGCAGTCATAACATCATAAATAATTGTCTGTAATATTTGTATCAAAGAATGCATAACAAGCCTCCATAAAAATCATATTAGGTGTCCATTCTACCATGATCCTTATAATGATGAAAGGATGAAAACTTATACATTTCGTAAAGCAATCATCATACGCAATCAATGATAAAATACATATTAACTCTCCCCAGCCATATCAATAATGCAATTTTCATCTTCATATAAAGGCTATGCTTATAGACTTATTAAGTCATGATAAAATTACAAAAACATGCTGAAATAGGAAAATCAAATGTCATGAAAAATAACATCTCAGTCAAAAGAATATAATGTCGATCCTTGACACCTCTTTACTAAACATTAAACTTTGAAACAAACTGCCAAAGCCCTTATAAAGATACAGCAAGTGATAAATAGCTTAGGGAAATTCATTAGCTTACCCATTGCTGTGACGGCGAATATAGCTAGTGTGCTCTATATCCAAATGCGTATGGCCGCTGTCATTGCCTATATGGGCGGTTATGATTTGCAGTCAGACAAAGTCCAAACCTTTGTATATGCTTGTTCATTAGGTAATTCTGTAAATGATGTTCGCAAAGGGACTGGTATGAATTTTGAACAAAAGTTCTCAGGCAATTCAATTTAAAAATCAATGGTGAAACGATTGGGAAGATCAATCAAAAAACCGGTATGCGATTTATCACTAAGTTCGGTGAAAAAGAGTCATTTATTGAAGCAAAGCTGTTTTTTTGGTTAGCGGTACGACAGCAACAATCAATTATACAGCTAACAAACTCTTTTCATTTTGAAACAGATAATGCTAATAACTCACTGGCACTATGGGCATCACTATAGCGCAACATCACTTGGTCCTTTTTCACATTGGATAATAG harbors:
- a CDS encoding VanZ family protein; the encoded protein is MHSLIQILQTIIYDVMTALYLPFFNAVLIAFLSMFVYLYGKEHHWHKNNVIKKTLSTWGSAFKRESQFRKAFLFFFVVALILLRTLLNRPIWPNPLGYLFGGWTFTNENGQYSTECVENVILFIPYTLTMFYCFEKELFGENHTFKQVMKMSLKVSFLSSLFIESMQALFFLGTFQFSDLTYNTLGGFIGGILFYIIHHVRSM